From Rana temporaria chromosome 7, aRanTem1.1, whole genome shotgun sequence, the proteins below share one genomic window:
- the B3GALT2 gene encoding beta-1,3-galactosyltransferase 2, giving the protein MLQWRRRHCCLGKMTWNSKRSLFRTHLTGLLSLVFLFATLLFCNHHNSFTGRVGLKENPVTHSIRGFKATKTETNSSLRNIWKDAIPQTWKPHTTLNLSNTESQQQQGVTGLENTLSTNGSVYSEKGWGRQNVYHYKYIINEPEKCQEKRPFLILLIAAEPRQIEARQAIRQTWGNESLAPGIQIIRLFLLGLHTKLNGLIQQAIVDESKQYHDIIQQEYLDTYYNLTIKTLMGMNWVATYCPHVPYVMKTDSDMFVNTEYLINKLLKPDQPPRTNYFTGYLMRGYAPNRNRDSKWYMSPDLYPSERYPVFCSGTGYVFSGDLAEKIFKVSLSIRRLHLEDVYVGICLAKLRIDPIPPPNEFVFNHWRVSYSSCKYSHLITSHQFQPGELIKYWNHLQQNKHNACANAAKEKASRYRHRKMH; this is encoded by the coding sequence ATGCTTCAGTGGAGGAGACGTCATTGCTGTCTTGGCAAAATGACCTGGAATAGTAAAAGGTCACTTTTTCGCACCCATCTCACGGGGCTTTTATCACTGGTGTTTCTGTTCGCAACATTGCTGTTCTGTAACCATCACAATTCCTTCACTGGCAGAGTTGGACTTAAAGAAAATCCAGTGACGCATTCAATTCGTGGATTCAAAGCAACCAAAACTGAAACCAACAGCTCTCTAAGGAATATCTGGAAGGATGCCATTCCACAAACATGGAAGCCTCATACCACTTTAAACCTAAGTAACACAGAGTCACAACAACAACAAGGTGTTACAGGTCTGGAGAATACTTTAAGCACCAATGGGAGTGTTTACAGTGAAAAGGGCTGGGGTCGACAAAATGTATACCATTACAAATATATCATTAATGAGCCAGAGAAATGTCAGGAGAAAAGGCCTTTCTTAATACTCCTCATAGCTGCAGAACCAAGACAAATTGAAGCTCGGCAGGCTATTAGACAGACCTGGGGAAATGAAAGTCTTGCACCAGGAATCCAGATTATAAGGTTGTTTCTTCTGGGTTTACACACCAAGTTAAATGGGTTAATTCAACAGGCCATAGTGGATGAAAGTAAGCAGTATCACGATATCATCCAGCAGGAATACTTAGACACTTATTACAATCTCACCATTAAGACACTTATGGGTATGAACTGGGTAGCAACATACTGCCCCCATGTCCCATATGTCATGAAGACAGACagtgacatgtttgttaatacAGAATACTTGATAAACAAACTACTGAAGCCAGACCAACCACCAAGAACCAACTATTTTACAGGGTATTTAATGAGAGGCTATGCACCCAACCGTAACAGAGACAGCAAGTGGTACATGTCACCAGATTTGTATCCAAGTGAGCGTTATCCTGTGTTTTGTTCTGGAACTGGGTATGTTTTCTCTGGAGATCTAGCAGAAAAAATATTCAAGGTCTCCTTAAGTATTAGACGATTACATTTAGAGGATGTGTATGTTGGTATCTGTCTAGCCAAGCTGCGCATTGACCCTATACCCCCACCAAATGAATTTGTATTCAATCACTGGAGAGTTTCATATTCTAGCTGTAAATATAGCCACCTAATTACCTCTCATCAATTCCAGCCTGGTGAATTGATCAAATACTGGAATCATTTACAACAGAATAAGCACAATGCTTGTGCCAACGCAGCCAAGGAAAAAGCCAGTAGGTATCGGCACcgtaaaatgcactaa